From the Manis javanica isolate MJ-LG chromosome 11, MJ_LKY, whole genome shotgun sequence genome, one window contains:
- the LOC118971592 gene encoding uncharacterized protein, protein MGQTQATPKSLILSHFPKVKEQALSMSIGIKKGKLDTFCSVKWPSFGVGWPAQGSLSLELIGKIKAIVSRPGPEGHPDQLPYILVWENLAENLPSWLEPFLVEKPHTDPQKTSVLVAQEKSKPSDRRARNPVRPSAPPVLPDSSPLYPLPQIEQPPPYAEERGEAAGGIENAAREPSRNQAAAASPDSSAEGGGRPERASSHSPALAPSVGPGRTGGMQLRSRGAMEQEGEAPSSTSEGAVPVLPVRAIGTGIAQQYQYWPFSSSDLYNWRTQNPPFSEDAKCLIGLVESIMFTHRPTWDDCQQLLRTLFTTEERERILNEARKNVLGENGRPTTLQPIIDEAFPLTRPNWDFGTAEGRERLRVYRQTLMTGLQAAARWPTNLAKVKTIVQGEMESPAAYLERLFDAYRQYTPINPEAEEHRSAVVLSFINQAAPDIQRKLHKREDLGEISIRELLQQAEKVFNARETPEDREERLRKEKWVMQEKNRKEDREFQKRENKKQREEMARIFLAGVKEGPRPPQGTGPRQSRLGQDQCALCKKYGHWKRECPQRREQGRGNPVKTLHLGEED, encoded by the coding sequence atgggtcagactcaggctactcctaagagtctgatcctctcccatttccccaaggtcaaggaacaggccttaagtatgagcattggcatcaagaagggtaagctcgacaccttttgctcagtcaagtggccttcctttggagtaggctggccggcccaggggtctctttctttggaacttattggcaagatcaaagccattgtctcccggccaggtcctgagggccaccctgaccaacttccctatattcttgtctgggaaaatttggccgagaatctcccttcctggttggagccctttttggtggagaaacctcatactgacccacaaaagacctccgtcctagttgcccaggaaaaatcaaagccctctgatcgcagggccagaaatcctgtgcgcccaagtgcaccgcctgtcctccctgacagttctcctctttaccccctcccgcagattgagcagccacccccgtatgcagaggagaggggtgaagctgccggggggatagaaaatgcggctagggaacccagcaggaaccaggcggctgcagcttccccagattcttcagcagagggaggcgggaggccggaaagagcttcctcacactcccccgccctggcccccagcgtggggccaggtagaactggaggaatgcagctaaggtctcgaggggccatggaacaagaaggggaggctccctcctccacctcagaaggagcagtgccagttctgcctgtgcgtgccatcggtaccggcattgctcagcaatatcaatattggcccttttcatctagtgacctttataattggaggactcagaatcctcccttctcagaggacgccaagtgtcttataggtttagtggagtccattatgtttacccatcgtcccacatgggacgactgccagcaattactccgcactctcttcacaacggaagaacgagagcgtatcctcaatgaagccaggaaaaatgtcctcggagaaaatggaagacccactaccctccagcccatcatcgacgaggcgttcccacttacgcgcccaaattgggacttcggaactgcagaaggtagggagcgtctccgggtctaccgccagactctgatgaccggtctccaggcggccgccagatggcccactaacttggctaaggtaaaaactattgttcagggggaaatggaaagcccagccgcgtatctggaaaggctgtttgatgcttaccggcagtatacccccataaacccggaagcagaggaacatagatcagctgtagtcctctcattcatcaaccaggcagcccccgatatccagagaaaactccacaagcgggaggacctgggggagatctctattagggaactgctgcagcaggcagagaaggtcttcaatgctagagaaactccggaagatagagaagaaaggctgaggaaagagaaatgggtaatgcaggagaaaaataggaaggaagacagagaatttcagaaaagggagaacaagaagcagagggaggagatggccaggatattcctggccggggtgaaggagggccctaggccacctcaaggaacaggaccccgtcaatcccgactaggacaagatcagtgcgccctgtgtaagaaatatggacattggaagagggagtgcccccaaaggagggaacaagggagagggaaccctgttaagaccctgcacctaggagaggaggattga